The following proteins are co-located in the Silene latifolia isolate original U9 population chromosome 1, ASM4854445v1, whole genome shotgun sequence genome:
- the LOC141641551 gene encoding protein FAR-RED IMPAIRED RESPONSE 1-like — MRFGIRPSKTYLAEAVKSHGFQNLPFLERDMRNTFQKKRQEKLAGPDSVALYNYFMKSMKESNNFFFAMDLECDGRIRNVMWVDARSRAAYKDFSDSVGLDSTYLKNKYEMPFAPFIGINHHGQTILLGCALLSSEDIETYRWLLRTWVDCMGGVAPKAIITDQSVPITKAIKLEMPNTRHRWCLWHIMEKQNKKFKSYKYFHEIKGAMSRCVYDSMSVDEFEVSWKEFVDLYELKNNAWLYTLYKDRHRWVPTFLTDCFWAGMSTTQRNESVNAFFKGYVNSKTSLKEFVLKYDLALGSKCDKERLAEHQSRNTRYQIVTKFAAERFFQPVYTHYAFQKVMDEVRGCMYTTPSIHTDEEDFREFKVEDTREFGDLPIEKRVEYTVKLQKGTNEVYCSCKLFETRGIMCRHSLKILYDAGVQQIPNFYIVNRWRKDIDRPYMRVKVPYYDPVKSECVMRYQKMQEEFEKLAIKAMNSAGDFDLLYW; from the coding sequence ATGAGGTTTGGTATAAGGCCTTCTAAAACCTATTTGGCTGAGGCGGTGAAAAGTCATGGCTTTCAAAATCTTCCCTTCCTAGAGAGAGACATGAGAAACACCTTTCAAAAGAAGAGACAAGAGAAATTGGCTGGACCAGATTCCGTAGCTTTGTATAATTATTTCATGAAATCCATGAAGGAGTCAAATAACTTTTTTTTCGCGATGGACTTGGAGTGTGATGGTCGTATTCGTAATGTAATGTGGGTGGATGCTAGGAGTAGAGCAGCATACAAAGACTTCAGTGATTCCGTTGGCCTCGATAGTACATATTTGAAAAATAAGTACGAGATGCCATTTGCTCCTTTTATAGGGATAAATCATCATGGACAAACAATACTTTTGGGTTGTGCACTACTATCTAGCGAGGATATTGAAACCTATAGGTGGTTATTGAGGACATGGGTAGATTGCATGGGTGGTGTGGCACCTAAAGCTATAATCACTGATCAGAGTGTTCCTATAACAAAAGCAATTAAGTTGGAAATGCCGAATACTAGACACCGGTGGTGCCTTTGGCATATTATGgagaaacaaaacaaaaagttcAAGAGTTACAAATACTTCCACGAGATTAAAGGAGCTATGTCGAGGTGTGTTTATGACTCAATGAGCGTTGATGAGTTTGAAGTGAGTTGGAAGGAGTTTGTTGACCTCTATGAATTGAAAAATAATGCCTGGTTGTATACTTTGTACAAAGATAGACATCGTTGGGTTCCCACTTTTCTAACTGATTGTTTTTGGGCAGGCATGTCAACTACACAAAGAAATGAGAGCGTAAATGCTTTTTTTAAGGGTTACGTTAATAGTAAGACATCATTAAAAGAGTTTGTGCTTAAATATGATCTTGCCCTCGGTTCAAAATGTGACAAGGAAAGACTGGCAGAGCACCAGTCAAGGAACACAAGGTACCAGATTGTTACTAAATTTGCCGCCGAAAGATTTTTTCAACCAGTCTACACACATTATGCATTCCAAAAGGTGATGGATGAGGTAAGAGGTTGCATGTATACTACTCCTAGTATCCATACAGATGAAGAAGATTTCAGAGAGTTCAAGGTGGAAGACACTCGTGAATTTGGTGATTTGCCGATAGAGAAGAGGGTAGAGTACACGGTGAAGTTACAGAAGGGCACAAATGAAGTATATTGTAGTTGTAAGCTTTTTGAAACACGTGGCATCATGTGTCGGCATTCTCTAAAAATTCTTTATGATGCAGGGGTCCAACAAATTCCAAACTTCTATATTGTTAATCGATGGAGGAAGGATATTGATAGACCGTACATGAGAGTTAAAGTTCCTTATTATGATCCGGTGAAAAGTGAGTGTGTTATGAGGTATCAAAAAATGCAAGAGGAATTTGAAAAACTTGCCATTAAAGCAATGAATTCTGCTGGTGACTTCGATCTTTTGTATTGGTAG
- the LOC141600914 gene encoding protein QUIRKY yields MNPSSPPRQPEHQGVPGEQRPVRKLLVEVVDARDLLPKDGQGSSSPYVVVDFDGQRKRTSTKYRDLNPIWNEALEFIVSDPNTMDYEELHVEVLHDKRMSPSGAARKNHFLGRVKICGSQFSRRGEEGLVYFPLEKKSVFSWIKGELGLRICYWDDVMVMDGYPQGGGECGGGGQEMAQAPPEQRQDDDGRAAMEQQQQQQQQQQPPYQPMPMPTDVAMETACGQYLPPPQQQPPMVIIEEAPGQPQMQGGPPPMATTETVIHHQQYPPQQHPPDQQQQHYPQQPHPSEQHHHHHPPPPEARDFYPPPPEMIRRMGNGERVRVLRKLPNEFSPKVISVKHPPETDKISAFDLVEPMQYLFIRIVKARGISPHETSYVKIRTSNHLVRSKPATHRPNEPPDNPEWNQIFALSHAKQESSSTSPVAGTLELSIWEIPTERFLGGVCFDLSDVPVRDPPDSPLAPQWYHLESGAGAGEVSGDIQLAVWIGTQADDAFPEAWCSDAPASVVHARAKVYQSPKLWYLRVSVIEAQDLQIPANLPPLTAPDLRVKVQLGFQSVRTRRGSMNTHGAAVCWNEDLIMIAGEPLEDQLILLVEDRTVKDPMLLGHVVVPVASIEQRVDDRHVNSKWIALDTGGGPYCGRIHLRLCLEGGYHVLDEAAHVCSDYRPTAKQLWKPPIGILELGILGARGLLPMKTKGGGKGSTDAYCVAKYGKKWVRTRTITDCFDPRWNEQYTWQVYDPCTVLTIGVFDNWRLFADPGEERPDFRIGKVRVRVSTLESNKVYTNSYPLLVLLRSGLKKMGEIELAVRFVCPSLLPDTCAIYGQPMLPRMHYLRPLGVAQQEALRGAATKMVAAWLARSEPPLGPEVVRYMLDADSHTWSMRKSKANWFRIVAVLAWAIGLAKWVDEIRRWRTPLTTILVHILYLVLVWYPDLIVPTGFLYVFLIGIWYYRFRPKIPAGMDTRLSQAEAVDPDDLDEEFDTIPSSQPSDLVRIRYDRLRILAARVQTVLGDLATQGERAQALVSWRDPRATKLFIGVCLMVTIILYSVPPKMVAVALGFYFLRHPMFRERMPPTSLNFFRRLPSLSDRLI; encoded by the coding sequence ATGAACCCATCATCGCCACCTCGTCAACCGGAGCATCAGGGTGTGCCGGGGGAGCAAAGGCCGGTTAGGAAACTATTAGTCGAGGTTGTCGATGCACGAGACTTGCTCCCGAAAGACGGGCAAGGGAGTTCCAGCCCGtatgtggtggtggattttgatGGGCAGAGGAAGCGGACTTCTACTAAGTATCGGGACCTTAACCCGATTTGGAATGAGGCGTTGGAGTTTATTGTTTCTGACCCGAATACAATGGACTATGAGGAGCTTCATGTTGAGGTGTTACATGATAAGAGAATGTCGCCGTCTGGGGCGGCGAGGAAGAATCATTTCTTGGGGAGGGTTAAGATTTGTGGGTCCCAGTTTAGTAGGAGAGGTGAGGAGGGGTTAGTGTATTTTCCATTGGAGAAGAAGAGTGTGTTTAGTTGGATTAAAGGGGAGCTTGGTTTAAGAATTTGTTACTGGGATGATGTTATGGTTATGGATGGATATCCGCAGGGTGGAGGTGAGTGTGGCGGAGGCGGTCAGGAAATGGCGCAGGCTCCTCCCGAACAGAGACAAGACGACGACGGGAGGGCTGCTatggaacaacaacaacaacaacaacaacaacaacagccgCCATACCAGCCAATGCCAATGCCAACTGATGTGGCAATGGAGACAGCTTGTGGCCAATATCTGCCACCGCCACAACAACAACCGCCTATGGTCATCATCGAGGAAGCTCCAGGACAACCGCAAATGCAAGGGGGCCCACCACCAATGGCGACAACAGAAACCGTCATTCACCACCAGCAATATCCCCCACAACAACACCCACCAGACCAACAGCAACAGCATTATCCCCAACAACCTCACCCGTCtgaacaacaccaccaccaccatcctcCACCACCAGAGGCACGTGACTTCTACCCGCCACCACCGGAAATGATCAGGCGCATGGGAAACGGAGAAAGAGTAAGAGTGCTAAGAAAATTACCCAATGAATTCTCCCCAAAGGTAATCTCCGTCAAACACCCACCAGAAACCGATAAAATATCGGCTTTTGACCTCGTCGAACCGATGCAATACCTCTTCATTCGAATCGTGAAGGCGCGTGGTATCTCCCCTCACGAAACCTCCTACGTCAAAATCCGAACCTCCAACCACCTCGTCCGGTCCAAACCGGCTACGCACCGGCCGAACGAACCGCCGGACAATCCAGAATGGAACCAAATCTTCGCCTTATCTCACGCTAAACAAGAATCATCGTCAACCTCCCCCGTCGCCGGAACCCTAGAACTTTCAATTTGGGAAATCCCGACGGAACGATTTCTCGGCGGCGTATGTTTCGATCTTTCCGACGTACCGGTCCGCGATCCGCCGGATAGTCCGCTAGCACCGCAGTGGTACCACCTCGAAAGCGGTGCTGGCGCCGGCGAAGTCTCAGGCGACATTCAGTTAGCCGTATGGATCGGAACTCAAGCAGACGACGCGTTTCCGGAAGCGTGGTGTTCAGACGCGCCGGCGAGTGTGGTTCACGCGCGAGCGAAGGTGTATCAATCGCCCAAGTTGTGGTACTTGAGAGTATCAGTGATTGAAGCGCAGGATCTTCAGATTCCGGCGAATCTTCCGCCATTGACGGCGCCAGATTTGAGAGTCAAGGTTCAATTAGGGTTTCAGTCAGTTAGGACACGGCGAGGTTCGATGAACACACACGGTGCCGCGGTGTGTTGGAATGAGGATTTGATTATGATTGCAGGGGAGCCATTGGAGGATCAGTTGATTTTGTTGGTGGAAGATAGGACTGTCAAGGATCCAATGCTTCTCGGACACGTTGTCGTTCCTGTGGCGTCGATTGAGCAGCGAGTCGATGATCGACATGTCAATTCTAAGTGGATTGCATTGGATACGGGTGGAGGGCCTTACTGCGGTAGGATCCACCTTAGGTTGTGTTTGGAAGGCGGGTATCATGTGCTCGACGAGGCTGCTCATGTTTGTAGCGATTATCGGCCTACTGCTAAGCAGTTATGGAAGCCTCCGATTGGGATATTGGAGCTTGGTATCCTTGGTGCTCGTGGCCTTCTTCCGATGAAGACTAAGGGCGGAGGGAAAGGGTCGACAGACGCTTATTGCGTTGCTAAGTACGGGAAGAAATGGGTTCGGACAAGAACGATTACTGATTGTTTTGATCCGCGATGGAATGAGCAGTATACTTGGCAGGTTTACGACCCGTGTACCGTGTTAACCATTGGGGTGTTTGATAATTGGAGGTTGTTTGCTGACCCCGGGGAGGAGAGACCGGACTTTCGAATTGGAAAAGTTCGTGTTCGAGTATCGACATTGGAGAGTAACAAGGTATACACTAATTCATATCCTCTTTTAGTTTTGCTTCGGTCGGGGTTGAAAAAAATGGGTGAAATCGAGTTGGCGGTCCGATTTGTATGCCCTTCGTTGTTACCCGATACATGTGCTATATATGGGCAACCAATGCTTCCGCGAATGCATTATCTTCGCCCACTAGGGGTGGCCCAACAAGAGGCATTGCGCGGAGCAGCCACTAAGATGGTGGCAGCATGGCTAGCCCGGTCCGAGCCACCTCTAGGGCCAGAAGTGGTACGTTATATGTTAGACGCCGATTCACACACTTGGAGCATGAGAAAGAGTAAAGCGAATTGGTTTCGAATTGTCGCGGTTTTAGCTTGGGCAATCGGGTTGGCTAAGTGGGTAGATGAGATTAGAAGATGGAGAACTCCATTAACCACAATTCTAGTACACATTCTTTATTTGGTTCTAGTTTGGTATCCGGATTTGATTGTTCCAACGGGGTTTCTCTACGTCTTTTTAATCGGAATATGGTATTACCGATTTAGACCCAAGATACCCGCCGGCATGGATACTCGGTTATCACAAGCCGAGGCAGTTGATCCCGATGACCTAGACGAAGAATTCGACACAATCCCAAGTTCACAACCATCCGACCTAGTTAGAATCCGATATGACCGCTTACGAATATTGGCAGCACGGGTGCAAACAGTTTTAGGGGACCTGGCAACCCAAGGGGAGAGGGCCCAAGCATTAGTAAGCTGGAGGGATCCGCGGGCCACAAAGCTTTTCATTGGGGTATGTTTAATGGTAACTATTATTCTTTACTCAGTTCCTCCGAAAATGGTTGCAGTTGCACTCGGGTTTTATTTTTTGAGGCATCCAATGTTCAGGGAACGTATGCCTCCTACTAGTTTGAACTTCTTTAGAAGACTTCCTAGCTTGTCCGATCGATTAATTTAG